The nucleotide window GCAGCATCTCTTTTGCGGGTGCGCGCTATATGCTTCCGCCAAATCTCTCTGGTTTTCTGCACAGCCCATTATGGTTTATGAGAAATCATATTATTAAGCCCGTTGCAAAAAGCCTTTTTGCAGACTATATTAGTAAAAGATCCTATAATAGAAATGATTTAAAAAAATATGCGTTAAACATTTTTGCACAGCCCTTCATGTTGGAAAAATGCAATATTGGCGCAACTATTCCCGAAAATACCCAATCGCTAAAATTGAATAGCAGGGATATTAATCAAGACAAAGAGCTTTTTCTACATTTATACAATACTAGAAGCTTGGTAGGTGCGGCCTGTGGTCATTATTACGGAATAGAATTAAGAGACCCTACGGTAGATCAAGATGTTATGGAATATTTTTTCAGTATTCCTAATGAGGTCTTTTTTGATGACCGACATAATAACCGCATGTTGGTAAAACGAATGATGCGGGGCAAAATACCGGACAGCGTTTTATTTGAAAAAAGAAAGGGTCTCCAAAGTGCGGATATAGCGTATAGAGTGAAGGCACAAAGTGACGAAATTACTGCCGCTATCGATACGATAAACCGAAGTGCTGCGGCCAACCACTATATTAATACAACGGAATTGGCAAAAACCTGGTTGTCTTACTCAAAAGAATCGTATATACAACCTTATCAGATGCAACGGCTTCTGAAAGCTCTTCAATTTGCCTTATTTTTGCAAATCAATTTCGATTAGTCAATTACGCCGGCATGAACTATCAATTTAACGCAAAGGATATATTAATAACACAGCTAGGAGAAGAAGGTGTAGCATTTAACAGCGTTACGAACGAGTATTTTTCGTTAAATGAAACCTCCTTTAAAATTCTTAAAGGAATTGAAAATAATTTATCAGTTGACGCTATTTGCGAGCAATTGATAAAGGAATATGATATTGCAAAATCTGATTGTGAAAAGCAGGTAAATACCACCATTCAGCTTTTTCTTTCCAAGAAGTTGATTACAAAAGAATGATCAACAAAATCAAATCTTTTTTGAGATTAAGCCTATCCAGGAAAATCATAGTGATCCAGGCTTTTTGCGTATCGGTGTATACCTTTTTCCTTTTTAGATTTTTTAACCGGCGGGCCAGGTTCGGAGAAAAAATACCTTCCACAGGTAGCCTATATCAATTGCCTTATAAAAAGGCAATTGATATAGGCTGGGCTATACAAATTGTGGCTAAATATATCTCCTGGAAAAATGTATGCAGGCACCAGGCTTACCAGGCAAAATTGCTTTGTAACTTATACAAAATACCCTACATGATTTTTGTAGGTTTTAAGAAAGATGCGCATACAAATGAAATAGAAGCACATGCCTGGACGGTTGCCGGAGGGAAAATAATTACAGGGTTCTGTAATCCCGATGAGTACATGGTGCAAAGCGTATATAAAAATAAATGGCAATAGAATTAAAAAACTTTAATCCCAGGGACCTGATCAAGAACATCAGGCGCTCTCTGCTGCTATTATGGGAAACAAGTAATTCTTTGGCATTATTGACCTTTGGCCTGCATATAATACAGGCCCTATTGCCCGTGGCCTCTCTTTACTTTATTAAGATATTAATAGAAGGCGTCACCAATAAACGGGATTTTTCTGAAATTGTTCCTTTTATCATTTACTTCCTGGTATCCCAGTTATTGCTTGCCCTTGCACAGCAATATGCCAACTACATTGTAACCATTTATCAACTCCGGGTTACCGACTACCTGTCCAGGCAGGTTCTTGAAAAAGCAGTGAGTGTTGATTACGGGTATTATGAAAACCCCGCCTATCACGATAATCTGCATTTAGCACAACAACAATCTCTGTACAGGGCAGGTATGCTGTTAACCAGCTTTACGGCCTTTATTACCTCTGGTTTTGCGCTCCTGTTTCTGCTGGCATTTTTTATCAGTATGCAGTCTTTTTTTGCGTTATTGTTTATTATGTTCTCTTTGCCCCTGGCTACTATAAAATGGTATTATGGCATTGCGATCATGCAACAGGAGCGAAAACTAACCCCGCTTGAAAGAGAAAGCAATTACTTACACCAGATATTAA belongs to Niabella yanshanensis and includes:
- a CDS encoding lasso peptide biosynthesis B2 protein, with protein sequence MRLSLSRKIIVIQAFCVSVYTFFLFRFFNRRARFGEKIPSTGSLYQLPYKKAIDIGWAIQIVAKYISWKNVCRHQAYQAKLLCNLYKIPYMIFVGFKKDAHTNEIEAHAWTVAGGKIITGFCNPDEYMVQSVYKNKWQ
- a CDS encoding PqqD family protein; translated protein: MNYQFNAKDILITQLGEEGVAFNSVTNEYFSLNETSFKILKGIENNLSVDAICEQLIKEYDIAKSDCEKQVNTTIQLFLSKKLITKE